One genomic window of Indioceanicola profundi includes the following:
- the hisI gene encoding phosphoribosyl-AMP cyclohydrolase encodes MSSGLGDLLSVIKWDSAGLVPAIAQQHDTGEVLMMAWMNRESITESLSTGRVCYWSRSRGGFWRKGETSGQVQKLVELRVDCDGDTLLLLVDQQGVACHTGRRSCFYRAVRNGELVTIAEPLAKPEDLYGGGKQPGF; translated from the coding sequence ATGAGCAGCGGCCTTGGGGACTTGCTCTCCGTCATCAAATGGGACTCGGCCGGACTGGTCCCCGCCATCGCCCAGCAGCATGATACGGGGGAAGTGCTGATGATGGCCTGGATGAACCGGGAGAGCATCACGGAAAGCCTGTCCACGGGCCGCGTCTGCTACTGGTCGCGTTCGAGGGGCGGGTTCTGGCGCAAGGGGGAAACGTCGGGCCAGGTCCAGAAACTGGTGGAACTCCGGGTGGATTGCGACGGCGATACCTTGCTGCTGCTGGTCGATCAGCAGGGAGTCGCCTGTCATACCGGACGCCGCTCCTGCTTCTACCGGGCTGTCCGCAACGGGGAACTGGTCACGATTGCGGAGCCGCTGGCGAAGCCTGAGGATCTGTACGGCGGTGGGAAGCAGCCCGGATTCTGA